In the Variovorax sp. S12S4 genome, one interval contains:
- a CDS encoding alpha/beta fold hydrolase — protein sequence MRIFYWRLSARRPLLLLSFCAVLLVSGCGGMRTANTPLESTLEKSSCTSNADTLLVLLPGAYSHPNEFTREGFVKALGDNRLAVDAMLVDAHLGYYNNKTILDRLSKDVMAPARSKGYKSIWIVGISVGGFGGLLYAQTHPGELAGLVAIAPYLGERALSLDIANAGGVARWTGPLDAPPGSDPRTPSETQLWQWLRGYVGHSATFGARPPLYLGYGIDDRFAFSHRLLAAALPEGRVFTTEGGHDWPEWMRLWRRMLPTLPLPGCPG from the coding sequence ATGCGGATCTTTTACTGGCGCCTTTCGGCGCGGCGCCCTCTCTTGCTGCTGAGTTTTTGCGCCGTGCTCCTGGTCTCCGGCTGCGGCGGCATGCGAACGGCCAACACGCCGCTGGAGAGCACGCTCGAAAAGAGCAGCTGCACGTCGAACGCGGACACGCTGCTGGTGCTGCTGCCCGGCGCCTATTCGCACCCGAACGAATTCACGCGCGAAGGTTTCGTCAAGGCACTGGGCGACAACAGGCTTGCGGTGGACGCCATGCTGGTCGATGCGCACCTCGGCTATTACAACAACAAGACCATTCTCGACCGACTGAGCAAGGACGTGATGGCACCGGCACGCAGCAAGGGCTACAAGTCGATCTGGATCGTCGGCATTTCCGTCGGCGGTTTCGGTGGGCTGCTCTATGCGCAAACCCACCCCGGCGAACTGGCCGGCCTGGTGGCCATCGCGCCTTATCTGGGGGAACGCGCGCTCAGCCTGGACATCGCCAATGCAGGCGGCGTGGCCCGCTGGACCGGGCCGCTGGACGCTCCGCCAGGCAGCGACCCGCGAACGCCGAGCGAAACGCAGCTTTGGCAATGGCTGCGCGGCTACGTCGGCCACAGCGCCACGTTCGGCGCGCGCCCGCCGCTTTACCTGGGCTATGGCATCGACGACCGCTTTGCCTTCAGCCACCGGCTGCTGGCCGCGGCGCTGCCGGAGGGCCGCGTGTTCACGACCGAGGGCGGCCATGACTGGCCCGAGTGGATGCGGCTCTGGCGCCGCATGCTGCCCACGCTGCCTCTGCCGGGCTGCCCCGGCTGA